Proteins from a genomic interval of Bacillota bacterium:
- a CDS encoding NAD(P)H-hydrate dehydratase yields the protein MRILSKNGMYSADKYTSENLGISPVQLMENAGQALSIKILGRVNKECKICVLSGTGNNGGDGIVIARILHEKGYNSSLWIIPPTDKISASAAEHLNRFINSGGSFRSYIESEKELLNEIESADVIIDCLFGIGMSGVLKPPYDTIISEVNKSKAYIIAIDVPSGVNADFADAELAVRADVTLTIQCPKRSAFLFPARNYYGELIVVDIGIPDEAVEKAGEDVRLWDANDYVRTHVKRLQDSHKGTHGRMLLVGGSENMPGAVSLAARSALRGGIGLLTVAAPKNIIPIVAGHILEATYLPCTESEGGLQGEIKLDKDYDCIVMGPGLGRTEGVKNAVLQILRYDKKTVMDADALYFLPEFWEVVKKRTQPLIITPHMGEMARLCGMSIEEVQKNRFTVASELAIRNRVEVVLKGPYTITALSDGSQTVNSSGNPALAKGGSGDILAGLIGAFIAQKGSLATAISNAVFLHGYSADIIVSGGKAPEGILASDIIEKIPDAMSLLIT from the coding sequence TTGAGGATATTAAGTAAAAACGGAATGTATTCAGCGGATAAATATACGTCAGAAAACCTTGGGATATCACCCGTTCAATTAATGGAGAATGCAGGACAAGCTCTTTCTATTAAAATTTTGGGGCGGGTCAATAAAGAATGTAAAATATGTGTATTATCAGGAACAGGGAATAATGGCGGAGACGGAATTGTAATTGCCCGCATACTACATGAAAAAGGATATAACAGTTCTCTGTGGATAATACCGCCTACGGATAAAATTTCAGCTTCTGCGGCCGAACACTTGAATAGGTTTATAAACTCAGGCGGCAGCTTTAGAAGTTATATCGAAAGTGAGAAAGAGCTATTAAATGAAATAGAATCTGCGGACGTTATAATTGACTGCCTTTTCGGAATCGGAATGTCCGGGGTCTTAAAGCCGCCATATGATACAATTATAAGCGAGGTAAATAAATCTAAAGCCTATATTATTGCAATTGACGTGCCAAGCGGCGTAAATGCAGACTTTGCGGATGCCGAATTGGCTGTAAGGGCGGATGTTACACTCACCATTCAATGCCCAAAACGCAGCGCGTTTTTATTTCCCGCAAGAAACTATTACGGAGAACTTATAGTTGTAGATATAGGGATACCCGATGAAGCGGTTGAAAAAGCCGGGGAAGATGTTCGGCTTTGGGACGCAAATGATTATGTCAGAACCCATGTAAAACGACTGCAAGATTCACACAAAGGAACACATGGCCGTATGCTTCTTGTCGGGGGAAGCGAAAATATGCCCGGGGCAGTATCGCTCGCCGCACGTTCAGCATTAAGAGGAGGCATAGGTCTTTTAACAGTCGCCGCACCAAAAAATATTATACCCATTGTCGCGGGACATATTCTTGAAGCAACGTACCTTCCGTGCACTGAATCGGAGGGGGGACTGCAGGGAGAGATTAAACTTGACAAAGATTACGACTGTATTGTAATGGGACCGGGACTGGGCAGGACAGAGGGGGTAAAAAATGCTGTCCTGCAAATACTTCGATACGATAAAAAGACTGTAATGGATGCGGACGCTCTTTACTTTCTGCCAGAGTTTTGGGAAGTGGTGAAAAAAAGGACTCAGCCGCTGATTATTACGCCCCATATGGGTGAAATGGCAAGGCTCTGCGGTATGTCTATTGAAGAAGTTCAGAAAAACAGATTTACTGTAGCTTCTGAACTAGCAATAAGGAATAGGGTCGAAGTAGTATTAAAAGGACCTTATACAATAACTGCTTTAAGTGACGGAAGCCAGACTGTTAACTCCTCCGGTAACCCGGCACTTGCAAAAGGCGGGTCTGGAGATATACTTGCGGGACTTATAGGCGCTTTCATAGCGCAAAAAGGCTCTCTAGCAACCGCAATATCAAATGCGGTGTTTCTTCATGGGTACTCTGCCGATATCATTGTATCGGGGGGAAAAGCACCAGAGGGGATACTCGCAAGCGACATCATAGAAAAGATACCTGATGCGATGAGCTTGCTTATCACATAA
- the eno gene encoding phosphopyruvate hydratase, with protein MRTSIISVTAREILDSRANPTVEAKVVLECGAVGSAAVPSGASTGMYEAVELRDNDNKRFGGKGVLNAVNNVNTSIAQALCGMDASNQSEIDMRMCILDGTPNKSKLGANAILAVSLAAAKAAANAYGLPLYRYIGGCDARMLPVPMMNILNGGVHASNNLDIQEFMIVPTGAPSITEGVRRCTEVFHSLKKLLSSQGLSTAVGDEGGFAPNLASDEDALKAISEAVKETGYSIGSDFMIAIDAASSEWYDSDGSYVLPKAKKKMTREQLSDFWRSLCDKYAIISIEDGMAENDWQGWGMLNSLRGNIQLVGDDLFVTNTSRLKEGISKGIANSILVKLNQIGSLTETLDAVRTAQRAGYTAIISHRSGETEDTTIADLAVAVNAGQIKTGAPSRSERTSKYNRLTYIEAELKNSAVYSGINSFYNINRTH; from the coding sequence ATGAGAACATCCATCATATCTGTAACCGCGCGTGAAATTCTTGATTCGAGGGCAAATCCGACTGTTGAAGCAAAAGTAGTTCTCGAGTGCGGCGCAGTAGGCTCAGCCGCTGTTCCGTCCGGCGCCTCAACCGGCATGTATGAGGCGGTTGAACTTAGAGATAATGATAACAAGCGTTTCGGGGGCAAAGGTGTGCTTAATGCCGTAAACAATGTAAATACATCAATCGCACAGGCACTTTGTGGAATGGATGCTTCAAACCAATCTGAAATAGACATGCGCATGTGCATTCTCGACGGCACGCCTAATAAATCCAAACTTGGCGCAAATGCGATTCTGGCGGTATCGCTTGCAGCCGCAAAGGCAGCGGCAAACGCATACGGTCTTCCTTTATACCGTTATATAGGGGGCTGTGACGCAAGAATGCTCCCTGTTCCAATGATGAATATATTAAACGGCGGCGTCCATGCCTCAAACAACCTTGATATACAGGAATTTATGATCGTTCCAACAGGCGCGCCGTCAATAACAGAAGGCGTTCGCCGTTGCACCGAAGTGTTTCATTCTCTTAAAAAACTTTTAAGCAGCCAGGGGCTTTCAACGGCAGTCGGAGACGAGGGTGGTTTTGCCCCTAATCTTGCAAGCGATGAAGATGCTCTTAAAGCAATATCTGAGGCTGTTAAAGAGACGGGATACAGCATAGGCTCCGACTTTATGATAGCAATTGATGCCGCTTCAAGCGAATGGTATGACAGCGATGGCAGTTATGTCCTGCCGAAAGCAAAAAAGAAAATGACGCGTGAGCAATTATCGGATTTTTGGCGCAGCCTATGTGATAAATATGCAATAATTTCAATTGAGGATGGAATGGCTGAAAACGACTGGCAGGGCTGGGGCATGCTCAATTCTCTTCGCGGCAATATACAGCTTGTGGGAGACGATTTATTTGTAACAAATACCAGCAGATTGAAAGAAGGCATTTCAAAGGGAATAGCAAATTCTATACTTGTTAAGCTCAACCAGATCGGGTCTTTGACAGAAACGCTTGACGCCGTAAGAACAGCCCAAAGAGCAGGTTATACTGCAATCATATCTCACCGTTCAGGTGAAACGGAAGATACAACGATTGCAGACCTAGCTGTTGCTGTTAATGCCGGTCAAATCAAAACCGGAGCGCCCTCCCGCAGTGAACGCACCTCAAAGTATAACAGATTAACCTATATCGAGGCAGAACTTAAAAACAGTGCTGTTTACTCAGGGATAAACTCATTCTATAATATAAACAGGACGCATTGA